CCAACCCAATCATTTTTCGATAGCCAACCTTCTCCTTTTTCCTTGTCTGCATATCTTCATACACTTCGCCAATGATTTGTGATGATGAGTGATTCTTCTGAATTTTACTGGGAATATCTTTCTCTCTGTTGATTagttcatcatcatcatcaataTCTTCATTTTCCATGACTTCAGTTCTGTTAGGAGTCGGTGTTGTCCCTGATGTTGTTTCACTGGTCCCAACACCAGTTTCAACACCAGTACTGGTCATTTACTCTCCTATTTCCAGTAGTCCTTCGGTGGCATCCTCTTTTGTTTTTCCTGTTAGACCTGCAagatcatcaaaaacaacattaataGATTCAATGGTTGTTCTTGTTCTTAAGTTAAACACACGATAAGCTCGACTATTCATTGAATATCCGATAAATAAGCATTTATCACTTTTGGAATCGAATTTTGCAAGATGTTCTCGATCATTTAGAACGTGGCGAACACAtccgaaaacatgaaagtatTTGAGGTTTGTTTTTCTCCCCATGATGATTTCATAGGAGGTCATGGTGGAACCACTCCTTAGAAACATACGATTGGAAATGTGACAAGCTGTGTTCAAGGCTTCGGCCCAAAACCTTTTTGACACATTCTTTGAACTTAGCATGACCCGTGCCATTTCTTGAAGAGTTTGATTCTTCCTTTCGgctattccattttgttgaggagtttTAGGGGCAAAAAATTCATGAGAGATTCCTTTCTTTTCGCATAGGGAAGTAAAAAGAGAATTTTCAAACTCTTTGCCATGATCAGTCCATATTTCAATTACCCTCACATCATGCAAATTAGTTATTCTGGCAtgcaatttcttgaaaacatcAAAAGTATCTGATTTTTCTCTTATAAAGCTTACCAAGTGAAacgagaaaaatcatcaacacaaacaaGTGAGTATTTCTTACCACCCAAGCTTTCAACATCCATTGGACCCATTAGATCCATGTGCAGAAGTTCAAGACaccgtgttgtcccaaagtgttgcaacactgGGTGTGCAACACGGGTTTGTTTACCTTTTTGACACTGTCCACAGACATATGTATTACCTGAGCTCAGATTGGGTAAACCTCTCACAGCATCAAAATTACACAAGTTCTTCAAGGTCTTGAATTTCACATGTCCCAATTTTTGGTGCCATAGGTCCAGATCACTCGCCTTGGCACTTCGGCACTTATCACCTTCTCCCACCAGATAGCAGTTGTCAGCAAACCGAGTACCTGACATTACACAAACATTGGCATCATTAAGaacttcacaattatttttgttgaacttaacatgtaaatcatcgtcacaaagttgacttatgcttattaagttcGAATTAAGTCTTCAACGTGCAGAACATTATAAAGTTCTGGAAGGCCATCAACATTCAGTGTTCCTTTCCCTACTATTCTTCCTTTGGCACCACCACCATAGGTCACGCGCCCAGTTTTTACTTCAACATAATCTGTGACGTGTTCTTTAGATCCGATCATGTGGCGTGAGCAcccactgtcaaagtaccatgcacctacaatgttagtttttaaagaAGTATAAACGACATTGCATCGAATAACAGTTTTGGATACCCATATTTTCCTTGTGGTAGATTTCTTGACTGATGTGTTGTGCTTGGTGTTGTGCAACACCCGATTTGATTGCCAATTCAGGTAGTCGTCTCTGAGTTTGTAGCAGAAAGGTTTAATGTGCCCAGCCTTGTGACAGTAGTGACAGATGAAGTGACACTTTCGTTGCTTAGGTTGAGAGGTTGGCACAGTCTTCTTGACTTGAGGCTTCTTTGATGAATGGAGGACTTTTGAAGGTGAGAACACTGAACTTGGTGTTTTCAGCTTCTGTTCAGTGGTCATTTCTAACATTGGAACATTTTTCATGGGTGGATTTAAAATTGAGTGGATAGAGCAGTCTTCTACACCTTTCACAAATAATGTATTCTTTGAACCAGCATTGGACGACTCACCGtgttcatatatactttcaacATATCCAAGACCGGTTCTTCCGTCCTTTCCCATAGTTAGCATTGCATCAAGTTTAGATGAGCTTGAATTGAATTTAGCAAGTGTCTTCGATGCCTTCTCAAGATCATCCTTGACTTTACATAGTTTAAGATCTTTCTTACGCAGCAAGACTTCAAGGCGAGACAGACTATTTTTTAGATCAGTGTTTTCTTTTGAAAGCATTGTATTTGTCTTATTCCTCTTGAGCCAATAACCATATAGTTCTTCGTACAtcatctgtacaatctcaatagtGAGTTCTTCTTGGTCAAATTCCTGGATTTCTTCAACTTCAGGATTCTCCATTGATTTGGCATTAAGACACAGTGATTTTGACATAGTGTTGCGGCCTGGTGTTGTAACACCAGCGGCAACACCAAAGGATTGACCTGCAGTTTGCATATATCTTTCTGAATGACAGACAGTGAAGTGTAGTCATCTCATTCCTTCAAGTCACGTTCTTCATCGGAGTCATCGTCACTTAAGGAGACtgccatgtttttatttttgcgGAGTCGGTTTGCACACTCATTTGCATAATGGCCAAATCCAGAGCATTCTCGACATTGGACTGAATCAAGTTTGATTGTTTCTGTTCGGCCTGATGAATCATTTCTTGATCTTAAATTTCCTTGAGTTGGGGCGGTTATTTTATTCCTTTCAAAAGGAACAAACTGTGGTCTTGATGTT
This window of the Primulina tabacum isolate GXHZ01 chromosome 4, ASM2559414v2, whole genome shotgun sequence genome carries:
- the LOC142541961 gene encoding uncharacterized protein LOC142541961, translating into MEENETIVEYDRRMRDIANEAFSLGDPMSNERLVSKVLRSLPEHFNIKICAIDESKDTSTLNLEDLISSLKTFEMNLDLQKRNTGKAVALQTTDGSVNSLIQEAKDSDLGQSFGVAAGVTTPGRNTMSKSLCLNAKSMENPEVEEIQEFDQEELTIEIVQMMYEELYGYWLKRNKTNTMLSKENTDLKNSLSRLEVLLRKKDLKLCKVKDDLEKASKTLAKFNSSSSKLDAMLTMGKDGRTGLGYVESIYEHGESSNAGSKNTLFVKGVEDCSIHSILNPPMKNVPMLEMTTEQKLKTPSSVFSPSKVLHSSKKPQVKKTVPTSQPKQRKCHFICHYCHKAGHIKPFCYKLRDDYLNWQSNRVLHNTKHNTSVKKSTTRKIWVSKTVIRCNVVYTSLKTNIVGAWYFDSGCSRHMIGSKEHVTDYVEVKTGRVTYGGGAKGRIVGKGTLNVDGLPELYNVLHVLGLLTTAIWWEKVISAEVPSFIREKSDTFDVFKKLHARITNLHDVRVIEIWTDHGKEFENSLFTSLCEKKGISHEFFAPKTPQQNGIAERKNQTLQEMARVMLSSKNVSKRFWAEALNTACHISNRMFLRSGSTMTSYEIIMGRKTNLKYFHVFGCVRHVLNDREHLAKFDSKSDKCLFIGYSMNSRAYRVFNLRTRTTIESINVVFDDLAGLTGKTKEDATEGLLEIGE